The genomic interval TAGTCGAAGTAGTTGATCAACTCTTCGAGGCGCACCGAATCGGGCGAAGGCCGGCGGCCCTCGCGCAGCTGTCGCCGGACCATCGAGTAGGACGCCGTGTCCACGTCGATGGAGAAGGTGGAAAGCGGCGCATCGATCGGGGCGAGGAAGGTGTTCTCGACGATGGGATTGAAGCGGTCGCGCGAGGCGAGATCGCCGTCGAAGAAGTCTCGCTCGCCCTCCTGAACAGTGCGGCCATAGTAGAGCTGTTGAGACTCGTCATCATCTTCGCCCGCAAACCTTGCAGGCGCGAGGTTTTGAGTAAGACGTCGTTGGCGCACCTGCGCACGGCTCGTGCTATCGAGCAGCGAGATCGAGTTGGTCGATGGGCGCAGCGGCTGGTCGCGATTCAGATCACTCCATCGTTGCAGATCCTCAAGTTCCTCCCTCGCTTCAACATACCCGGCAATGTACAGCGCATCGTCCTTGGCCTTCTTGAGTTCGGAATCGGGCGCGCCGGCCTGCCAGGGAAACGCAGTCTCAGCCGGCGCATCGGTTGGCTTCACCTCGTCAACGATGGCGTGCAGTTCTTCGCTCTCGCGGCGGGCGGCCTCCAGTTGCGTACCAAGTTCATTGGACAGGTCGGGCCCCCGACTGTCGCCTGCCGCGCTCGTCGGCTCCGTCGGCGCGAGCGCATTGTCGCGCGACTCGATGGCGAGTTCGCCGCTGCGACCCCGGCCGCGCATCATCATCGGCAGGGCCACGCCAAGCAGCAGCACGGCCGCAGCGCCGCTCACGCCGGCGCGCCACCACCACGCGGCGGGCCGGAACGTGCGATCGTCTTCGCCCACGAGCCGCAACGATGGCGCATCCTGCGCCCTGGCCCGGATCGCATCGCGCTGCTTGCCCGAGAGCGCCGGGGCCGGCTCACTCATGAGTTCTTCGTGCAATTCGCCCGCGAGGCTGCGGATCGCATCCACCTCAGCGCGCAGGTCCTGGCGATCGGCTAGGAGCGACTCAAACTCCGCTCGCTCGGCGTCATCGAGTTCGCCAAGGGCATAAGCGGTCAGTCGCGGGTCGTTGTTGGTCATGTCGTTCATGGGAGAGTTCCTCAGAGCAGAGGCACAAGGCACTTGGGACTAGGCATTAGGGATAGAGGCGCTGCGCTTGGGGTCCGTCGAGCCCGTCATCCGCTGCCGAAGCGTTTGGATGCCGGTGTGAATGAGCACTCCGACGTGGCTCACCGTGAGGTCCATGATCTCGGCGATCTCGCGGTAACTCAGGTCGCCCTGGAACTTCAGACGCAGCACCTCGCGCTGCCGCTCGGGCAGGTCGGCCACCATCACCAGCAGACGCGATCGCGCCTCGGGCTGCTGCGCCTGCTCGCCGGGCTCTTCGCGGGCGCCGTCATCCGAGGCATGTCCGAGCCGGCCGTTGCGATCTGGTGCGTCAGGCAGTGAGGTCTGCATGCGTTGCTCCTTGCGTATCCGATCCAGCGCCCGGTTGCGGCACACCCGGTAGAGCCACGGCGCCAGATGCCCCTGTACCGACGATCGCTCCTGCTGGATGAGCCGGACGAAGGCGTCCTGCACGACGTCGCGGGCGGCTTCGAGGTCGCCGTTGAGCAGCCGCACGGTGTAGCGCAGCAGCGGACCTTCATACCGCTCCAGTGCGTCGCACACCCACTGCTTCTGAGCCGTCGCCGGACTGGAAGAGTCCATCGAGCCTCCGTTCGCCGCCGGGATCGGGCGGGGCGGGTCGTTTCGCCTCGCCGTGAGTAGAGACGCACGAGCCGCGCGGGTCTTAGTGCTTTCTGCAATTTCCCCGGCCCGGCAGCAGCGAATCGCATGGCGAGGGCGAGTGGGACCGAAAAAAACGCAGGCCCGGACACGCGTCCGGGCCTGCGGGAATCCTCATTGGCTCAAGACCTGATGCCTTTGAGCCGTCTTACTCGACATCCTTGCCTTCCATGACATCCTCGAGCGGCGGCGCCTTGTGCGGCCCCTCCATCTCGCCTCGCGCCATGCGGCCGAAGTAGTCCTTGAACGCCCGCATCGCCTGGTAGCCCATCGCCACAATGATCGGCACGTTGGCCAGCAGCATGACCCCGGTTCCGAGGTCGGCCAGGACGCCCAGTTGGGCATCGGTCTTGATGAACGCGGGTATGCTCGCTACGACCGCGAGGAGACAGAAGA from Phycisphaerales bacterium carries:
- a CDS encoding sigma-70 family RNA polymerase sigma factor yields the protein MDSSSPATAQKQWVCDALERYEGPLLRYTVRLLNGDLEAARDVVQDAFVRLIQQERSSVQGHLAPWLYRVCRNRALDRIRKEQRMQTSLPDAPDRNGRLGHASDDGAREEPGEQAQQPEARSRLLVMVADLPERQREVLRLKFQGDLSYREIAEIMDLTVSHVGVLIHTGIQTLRQRMTGSTDPKRSASIPNA